A segment of the Psilocybe cubensis strain MGC-MH-2018 chromosome 5, whole genome shotgun sequence genome:
GTCTCGGGAAAAGTTGGGAGCGTCAACACGAATAATGTCGCGTTCGCGGACAAGACAATCACGGTTGTCACTTCGATCGGCCGCGACGATCCAACCACGGCAGAAGCTCATCGTGCAGCTACGGTCCTTCGCATCCTGCAAGGCTCTGACAAACTCCTCGACCGAAGCCCCTGGATACAGAATATATGGTTCCCATCGAGTGATGGTGGCCCTCTTATTTGGCCAAAAGAATGGTCAATGCCACGAGCAgcaccaatcttcaagccTATATCTTTTAAGGCACTACAACTCAATTCATCGCAGCAGCTGGCTGTTAATAGTATGATGTCAGAAAAAGATGACCACCGTATTGTCCTTGTCCAAGGCCCACCTGGAACTGGAAAAACTTCTGTCATCGCATCATTCATCCAGTTCGCTATTCTTTCTCAGAATAGAACGGGTATCTGGCTAGTTGCACAATCTAATGTGGCCGTCAAAAACATTGCTGAGAAGTTGATCAAGTGCGAATTTTTTGCATGGAAACTATTGGTCTCTAAAgactttgtttttgactGGTATGTGGCATATGCTATAGACACATACATTTGTCTGACAAACCTGCTTTAAAGGCATGAACACCTCTATAATACCAAAGTGACAGCAAATATCATTCGCTCAGACACATTTGTTAAAATCAGTAAAAATGATTTACAAGGAACCCAAGTTATTTTATGCACTTTAAGCATGTTATCCAATTCTCAGCTTGGCAGATTCACTCAGCATATTCCTTTGAGAGTACTTGTTGTTGATGAAGCCAGTCAAATTGAAGTTGGAAATTATATCTCCATTTTTGTCAAATTCAAGGCTACACTTCGCAAGGCATGTTTTATTGGAGATGATAAGCAATGTatgtttttcattttcattttatttctttttctaatCAAGCATAGTACCACCATTTGGACAAGAAGAGCTGCAAGACCTCCAGAGTATCTTTGAAATTACACATTTAAAAAAACAGGTTGTATTTCTTGatactcaatgtaagtgttaaaATTTTAAATCTAGTAAAAGTCTAATTAAATTTGAATAGATCGTATGCCTCCTCAAATTGGCAGAATTATATCAAAATTGGTTTATGACAGTAAACTCAATTCAAATCCTCATCATGAAATCAAGGATACTGTTACTGCATGCTACTTTATTAATGTTcctggaaaagaaaaggcacTTCAATCAGGATCATTTATGGTTTGTGAATTCCTATATTCATTTATTTAATTTTCTAAAAAATACTTTTTATAGAATGGTTTAGAATGTGAAGCCATTCTTAAGCTTGCACGCAGGCTTCAAgatgagcaaaaaaaattccgAATTATAACTCCATATGAAGGTCAAAGAGCTACAATTGAATATGCCTTACAAACAGAAGGTTTAGATTGGGGAGACAAATGCTTTAATGTTGATTCATTTCAAggttggttttttttgttaaATTGAATAAGATTtaattttttgaaaataaTTTTAGGAAATGAAGAAGACTTTATTATCATTTCTCTTGTTCGATCACGTGCATTGGGCTTTTTGAACAATCTCCGCCGAACCAATGTTATGCTTACTCGATGCAAGAAAGGAATGTTTATTGTTACTAGTCAGGATTTTCTTCAGAATTCTGGAGCTAAATCTTTGGTTGGAGAATTTGTAAAGGAAATGGATACTGTGGTATGGGTACCTCAAGACAAAATTGAGGTATATAACTTTTAAACTTCTTATCTACTATTTTGTTCAAGTCTTTTGAATATAACTAAAAGACATCTGTAGTCAAGTAAAGATTCAAAAGCAAGAAGATGTTCAATATTTATTGAACATCTTCTTGCTTTTGAGGCCCTACTTGACTACAAATGTCTtttagaaaaaaatataaaatcCCTAAATCTTTGTAAACAGAGTTGTATATTGCTATAGCAAAAATATAATCATTAAAAATCAAATATTGATATAACTCAGCAAAGACCACAATGCTTGAAATCTGATAGATTACAAATGACTCAGTACATTACGCTGATTGTCTTTTAGTTCAACAGTCTGGCAAAGTGTATACATGTCTTTCATAGCACAATCAACTGCATGCTTAAATGCTTGTGTTGAAGTGGATGGATTGGAAAACTTTGACTCTATCCCAAATTTCACCATATCTGGCGCAGCTAGATCTTTGATGGAATTTAGTATATACAATTCACCCTTGAAAAATTAGCACTTACAATTTATTCCAAACCCATCTTCATATACTGTACCAAAGCCTGTTCCTTTGAATAACATGCCAGCACTCAAGCCACTTGTGCTCAGCTTCCACCGAGAACTACGCTCAAACAATTCATCTTCAAATAATGCTGCCGATTCAGCATTTAGAGGCCGTAGGAGAAGACGGAGACCAAGCAGGTGCCTGTCAAACCCACGGCCTGTCATTGCCTCTCGCGTCCTTCGAGTATGAGATGCAATGGCTTTTTGTAACAGAACAAACCGTTCGGCATCCTAGTAACAATAATAAGATATTAGCTGCGGCAAATCTGAGGCTGATGAAGCCAGCGTACTGATGTTTTCATGTCTACCATACTTAAGACCCATAAGCGACTTTCGCGACTGAAAACACGAAGTGTTTCAGTCCGTCCATGTTTAAATAGTCTCGTAAGGACAGTTTCGTATGTAGCCGTAAATTCGCCGCGGTATCGATACCATGCAAGTTGTAATGCCATTTGAATGAAAGCGTCAGGAGAGAGTTTATAATTTCCTGTAGAACGTCAGTGATGGTCACAACTACTTGGTAGCAAGACTTGCCGACGCTTTTGATCCAATCTGTTCCAAATTTATCAAACCACATTACACTATCGTCAGAGTCTTCCACTATGACTTTGGCGCTCTCCATGGCAAGTTGGCActctttctttatttttgcaTCACCGACCCACTCAAGTCGCTCCCAGCCTTGCCCATCAAGTAAATTTTCCTCCAATTCTACTGTCCGGAAGGCTTCGGCGTCAACACCCTCCACTAATCCATATTCCGAAACAATGCTAGGAACGAGAGCGTCAACAGGAGAATGCTCGCCGGAAGCGCCAGCTCGGGTCGATGGATCGATGATTAAAGTGAAAGCTTTATCATAGAATCGATTAGAAATATTTTGGGTTGTTCCACGAATTGCGTGGAGATGGGAATCTATTGATGATTCTGAAGGTGTGCGGGGGTGGATACGACTAGGAGGCAGATTTGATGACGACGGCGTCGGGACAATGTTATAGGTTGTGTGGTCTAAGCTGAGGCCCATTGCGGAGTGACACATTGCTTGATATGATTTCTGGTTGACTGGGGACAGCGAAAGGAGATATTGTAGGTTCTGACAATGGGTTAGGACAAGTTCAATTTGAATGAATTGAAATGTACCTCAGCCCAACGATCTCTATCATCAGCGCTCAATATTCCGACAGGAAGAGGTTTCTCTCCAATGGACAAACGAGCTTCGACGTCGAGCACGACTGCCCTTAAACGTGCTTCTATCAAACCAGGCGAAAGTAATCTGGGTGGTTCAGACTTAGAGGCAGGTGGATGGTAAACGGTGACAGAGTAACACCAGTCATGTACCATGAGGAAAATAGAGCGTGCAGCTTGGGATGAAAGATCTGGAGGTTTAGAAAGTGTATCGCAATGGGGTTCTGGTATTCTAGCAACGTTGAACATTTTGGTAGTGTTTTCCAATAACCAGTCTCCAGCTTTATTAGATGTCAGTAAAATTTTGCTATGATGATTCGGTTTGCTTACATGTTCTACTCGACGAAGTAGCGGATCTAAAGATATTAATTGATGAGCTTTACTCAGGAGGAAAGGGATATGTGTCATACGTTTGAGATGCGTTGTCTCTAAATTGCAATATCCTGTAGACAAGCCAGGCCGACCTGCGGAGCTGCCAAAAGGTCGTTCCAGCGCGGTTGTTGTTTGTTTCTCCGCAAAGGGCACTGCGAGGTATGAGGGGATCATCCCCGAATGCCAACCACCAGTTAGAATTAACCAGTAAAGGAGCACGCCATTCAAGATATGCTTTATTGATCCAGAAGTTGTCGTCGAGCCAGTTGTATGGAGATACTTTGTCAAGTGCTACGGATAGCAGTGGTAAGTTGGGCGTCGAAATTATTGTACATGCGACATACCCAGCAATCGCTCTTGTAAGGTATTGCCAATACCAGTTTCAAAGTCATTTGCCCATTTTTGCCTCAGAGAGTAAGCTGCATCAAATGACATCCCGCCTCTAGATTCGTCTTCATGAAGGAACGGTTCTAAAGAGTCCAGGTATCTGTCTAGGGTATGTCGAAGCGTCGGGACCGGCAGACGTCCTCTACCTTTAGAACGAGTGGTTCTCTTTTGAGAGGAAAGCATCTGTATATTGCGAGCCAACGCCGTCCTCTGCATCACAAAATTGGAGGAACTCTATGAAGCCTCCTTAAACATGGTCAAGAGCGAAGTGGAGGAGTAAATTAACCCGAGGTCCCGCGAGATAGTCGAGGTCATATTTTTATTCGCGTATCACGTGATGACGGGAAATATCCAAGtagacgcgtcgcgtcacTCGTTGCTTTCATTCTGCACTTGGCTTCATTAGTGAACCCTTCTTATCCACAAGATCATGCCACCCAGTCTTCGAGTATCCCAATGGCTAGACCAGCAGTTTCAAAAACCTCGTGTTGATCCAGTGAGCAAACACTTACACTGACTGCATCTAACAAAATattcatctttttgcaaGGAGTGGTTGGAAGGATGTACGGAGTGGCTGGAAGGCGACCAGAACATATCTCCCGTTTCTCAGTTTTCTGAATTTATGGATAAAGTTAAAGGACAACTTCTTGAATCAGACCTGATTGATTCTATGCTCCCTGGGACAGGCTTGGATGCGCATATCTCGACTCTGTCTGGTTGCTTGAGTGGCCCTCCTGTTTTGGTACAGATTACCGCTATTACAGAAATCGGATCCAGCGCATTTCAACTAGATCAGATTCGGACTGcaagagaagaaaggaagcTAGCAGGTGTAGGGAACGAGGAgggtgaagaagatggcgacattgaagttgaaggagaaggacCTATGCCCAAATACCCTCGTGGAATGCTTCGCTTTCAACTCACAGACGGTGCAACGTTGATAGAAGCAATGGAATACCGTCGTATACCTCAACTCACGTTAGGTACGACGCCTCTTGGTTTCAAGGTATGTATTGATATTCTACATAGATCTGGCTTATACATTCTGCAACAGATGCAACTCAAAGGTACCAAATTCCAGAATGGAATGGCTATGCTTGAACCAACCACCATCGTTCTTCTGGGCGGAAAACAAGCCGAACTTGAGGCTAACCAAAATTTGGATTTCAAAAGGGGATTATACGCGAGGCTAGGGTAAGCATCTGAATGAAAGTGGGTGTTGAACTCTTAAAAATAAACATATTTCAGCCGCCCTTTGACTCCAGTTACCCAAAATCCCGAGCCAGCCCAATACCGTTACGCAGACGTCCCAGGTGCTGCAAGATCACCGTTACGTGATatctctcctcctcccctgcCTGCTCAAATGTCACAGCATGACGATGACATTGAAATGGAACCACGAAGGCGTATACCTGTTGATTCTTCGTTGAACCGCGTTCCAAATCAGGTCGGTTCGGACAATTCTAGTCGTGACAGGGCTATTGCTGCACTTCCTTCTCGGCAAAATTGGACCAAGGCCGATTGTGATGCTCAAACGAACAGGATCACACCCAGGGCAGAGCGGGCCACTTTGGTTTTCGCCGGCTCACAATCATCCAAAAGTACAACATCTGAATACTTTAACGGAAATTCTGTAGCTTCTGGGTCAAATATAGCAAAACTACGAAGTCAGGAAATCAACAATACTGTTCAAAACTTGGACTTCAACTTGGAACCTACTGGGAGGCAATTATCACACACATTACCGTCCCCAGATTACTTTTCTGATGTGGATCAATTTGATTTTGACCTTCTTGACGATGTGGATAGAGAAAATCAACAGCCTATatccaccaacaaagaaatggaaagTCACGGCCCATCTTCTGTTCCCCAAGATCGTGACATTCAAGACGCCAGCTCAGATGACTACGGGATGGATGATTTGACCGCCATAGACACTTCATTTCTGGAAGCATGCGACAAAATTGAGAAAGATGCTATCACTAAAACCGGATTCGCACATCCGTCTTCTTCGACTAATGTACCGTTTAACTCAAACCCTTGCACATCCTTAGTTTCCCCTCCTCTGTCCACCGTTGCTTCATCAGGAGGTGCATCTCGCATAGTTGATGTCATCGAAATCAATGACTCCGACGAGGACGTTCTCGAGGCCGACGACAAAGAGAACGCACCTGTTGCGACAAGACATGTCCGCCGTCGCACAGATACGAACAGTCGGCCTTCTCGATCTCAGAGTCACAGGAGCCAAAACACTCTCAAGAAACCAGGTCAACCCATTGTTCTTGCAACTAATCCAGATGATATAATTGATATATCTGACTCTGACTGACCACCGTCACTATCTCTCCCTCAATTTTCTTGGACATTGTTGTACTGTCTAACTGTTTGAAAAAAAGTTTTTATCAAGACTTTGTATTTATAATAAAACCAAACCTGTACGTAGATCACCTACTGTATGAATCATCGGACGTACTGTACATATATCAACATGTCATTGACAAAAAAACCCCTTGAAGGAGTTATTGATACAATAATGGCAACAGCTGCCTAAATGTTCAAACGAGGTTGGCTATCATTGTGTCTGTCTTTGAAATAATATTATGGCGTATTCATCGTCttggggtgttggtgtcacTCTGCGCACGGTTAACCTTGAAAAACATGTTTCCGAAGGCAAGATTAGCGTTCAAAACAGGTTATAGAGGAGGCAGAGAAGTTGAACGTAATTAGCTTCGCCTATAGATAATCTATACAGGCACGCGAATTAGTCAAGACCGTATAGAGCTGGATACACTTAACATGGCCACTGGGATAAACTTTTCTGGAATGGGAAGGTTACAAAAAATATTTATACATACATGTTCATAGGTGGGATTCGAGTACAAATTGATCTATCATGGGAATGCGTAAGACACGAAATGAAGTCGTGCAACCAGAATGGAGGAAATTTTGAGAAATGCCAATAGAGGACTCAACCAAGAACAGTAACTTtggtcttcttcttcttcttgctcgAGTTGGCAAAGTTGCGCCAACTATCAACACGCTGCTCTCGATTGTCTGTATGATTGAAGAGTCAGTATGTGTTACAAAAGCACAGCAAATTAATTCTCACCTTCCCAGTTTTTATCCTCTTCTgccttcctctttctttgggcaacttcttcatctttcttcCTTGCTTCTAATCCCTCATTCGCTAAATTCATCTTGATAGCTCTATAAACAGTTTAGATGAGGCGAGAAACTTGTCAAAAAATCACTCACTTCCGCCTTCTAACTTCCTCGTCTATCAACAACAGTTTGGATTGAGCCCTTAATCTGGTCTTGAAAGGCGGATCTAAGCCTTGAACCTTCGGGTCGGAATTTGAGGTAGACACAGGAAGGTTGAGAGCTTTGAGAACAAGGTTACGGGCCTGATTTATGACGCTGTCGAGCTCTTCTCGTTGGTCTTTATTTGACAGTTCAGACTCGGCCTGTGTTGAAGAAATGCTGTGAGAATATAGAGGCAACATTGGATGGAACGCACCTTCTTGAGTATATCAAAAGCCTCTGGAGCTCGCGCATGAGGGCATTTATCGGGGTGGATAACTAGACGACAGAATGTTCAGACTATCACGAAGATAAAGGGGGAATAATGATTACAGAGTGATAGCTGGCGGTACTTCTTCTTGACTTCCTCCATGCTGGCCGTTTCCTCGATATCCAAAATTTCATAGGGACTGTATAGTAAATAATTCATTAGACCTGATCATAAACTTGGGACACTAACAATACTCACTTCAGCTTAAATGCCTTAAGTATGCGATCGACTTCTACCTCGCGCTGGTAAGCAGAAGCTTCACGATTCAAGATCTTTTCTATGTCAATTTCATCCTGTGCTGACGGTTTGgcggaagacgacgaaggaTTCCCCGACATGAAGgcttgacgatgatgatggtatGATACCTAGGACTGTC
Coding sequences within it:
- a CDS encoding ATP-dependent helicase NAM7 — its product is MPPTSTFTVIQDILDGYKCSDMLPTVRLQEESLSDSDLFKTFAHTLPLGISPGYSKEGRLLALSITDGKQCRIVEFFSQQPKRENGRRGPQGDKPTLSTSLLEMRKKLQDRILCRPNGDVFAFDMGPLAMSLYCDLGLRISRAVDVQSAFSAVDRKPISAIQEALGKDSDDESLPANERIKINVENVKTLFRYPVYDPNDRNTAVDLAVRAWVSQFLPGFGNGAEVFDKVARIDTKKLAQEQLDIIAKIAKDSLRLDQTKPGQTNHQFQQSQDMSDQQLRLVSTHYNTKLRRNQEVKMQVQGPNGSFTVKGTMAGVSGKVGSVNTNNVAFADKTITVVTSIGRDDPTTAEAHRAATVLRILQGSDKLLDRSPWIQNIWFPSSDGGPLIWPKEWSMPRAAPIFKPISFKALQLNSSQQLAVNSMMSEKDDHRIVLVQGPPGTGKTSVIASFIQFAILSQNRTGIWLVAQSNVAVKNIAEKLIKCEFFAWKLLVSKDFVFDWHEHLYNTKVTANIIRSDTFVKISKNDLQGTQVILCTLSMLSNSQLGRFTQHIPLRVLVVDEASQIEVGNYISIFVKFKATLRKACFIGDDKQLPPFGQEELQDLQSIFEITHLKKQVVFLDTQYRMPPQIGRIISKLVYDSKLNSNPHHEIKDTVTACYFINVPGKEKALQSGSFMNGLECEAILKLARRLQDEQKKFRIITPYEGQRATIEYALQTEGLDWGDKCFNVDSFQGNEEDFIIISLVRSRALGFLNNLRRTNVMLTRCKKGMFIVTSQDFLQNSGAKSLVGEFVKEMDTVVWVPQDKIEVYNF
- a CDS encoding Carnitine O-palmitoyltransferase 1, liver isoform — its product is MFNVARIPEPHCDTLSKPPDLSSQAARSIFLMVHDWCYSVTVYHPPASKSEPPRLLSPGLIEARLRAVVLDVEARLSIGEKPLPVGILSADDRDRWAENLQYLLSLSPVNQKSYQAMCHSAMGLSLDHTTYNIVPTPSSSNLPPSRIHPRTPSESSIDSHLHAIRGTTQNISNRFYDKAFTLIIDPSTRAGASGEHSPVDALVPSIVSEYGLVEGVDAEAFRTVELEENLLDGQGWERLEWVGDAKIKKECQLAMESAKVIVEDSDDRNYKLSPDAFIQMALQLAWYRYRGEFTATYETVLTRLFKHGRTETLRVFSRESRLWVLSMVDMKTSDAERFVLLQKAIASHTRRTREAMTGRGFDRHLLGLRLLLRPLNAESAALFEDELFERSSRWKLSTSGLSAGMLFKGTGFGTVYEDGFGINYLAAPDMVKFGIESKFSNPSTSTQAFKHAVDCAMKDMYTLCQTVELKDNQRNVLSHL
- a CDS encoding Peroxisomal carnitine O-octanoyltransferase, which encodes MTSTISRDLGGRLPVPTLRHTLDRYLDSLEPFLHEDESRGGMSFDAAYSLRQKWANDFETGIGNTLQERLLALDKVSPYNWLDDNFWINKAYLEWRAPLLVNSNWWLAFGDDPLIPRSALCGETNNNRAGTTFWQLRRSAWLVYRILQFRDNASQTYDTYPFPPE
- a CDS encoding RecQ-mediated genome instability protein 1 yields the protein MPPSLRVSQWLDQQFQKPRVDPEWLEGCTEWLEGDQNISPVSQFSEFMDKVKGQLLESDLIDSMLPGTGLDAHISTLSGCLSGPPVLVQITAITEIGSSAFQLDQIRTAREERKLAGVGNEEGEEDGDIEVEGEGPMPKYPRGMLRFQLTDGATLIEAMEYRRIPQLTLGTTPLGFKMQLKGTKFQNGMAMLEPTTIVLLGGKQAELEANQNLDFKRGLYARLGRPLTPVTQNPEPAQYRYADVPGAARSPLRDISPPPLPAQMSQHDDDIEMEPRRRIPVDSSLNRVPNQVGSDNSSRDRAIAALPSRQNWTKADCDAQTNRITPRAERATLVFAGSQSSKSTTSEYFNGNSVASGSNIAKLRSQEINNTVQNLDFNLEPTGRQLSHTLPSPDYFSDVDQFDFDLLDDVDRENQQPISTNKEMESHGPSSVPQDRDIQDASSDDYGMDDLTAIDTSFLEACDKIEKDAITKTGFAHPSSSTNVPFNSNPCTSLVSPPLSTVASSGGASRIVDVIEINDSDEDVLEADDKENAPVATRHVRRRTDTNSRPSRSQSHRSQNTLKKPGQPIVLATNPDDIIDISDSD
- a CDS encoding J domain-containing protein spf31 is translated as MSGNPSSSSAKPSAQDEIDIEKILNREASAYQREVEVDRILKAFKLNPYEILDIEETASMEEVKKKYRQLSLFIHPDKCPHARAPEAFDILKKAESELSNKDQREELDSVINQARNLVLKALNLPVSTSNSDPKVQGLDPPFKTRLRAQSKLLLIDEEVRRRKAIKMNLANEGLEARKKDEEVAQRKRKAEEDKNWEDNREQRVDSWRNFANSSKKKKKTKVTVLG